Proteins from a genomic interval of Denticeps clupeoides chromosome 20, fDenClu1.1, whole genome shotgun sequence:
- the fabp4a gene encoding fatty acid binding protein 4a, which produces MVEQFVGTWKMVSSDNFDEYMKALGVGFATRQVGNRTKPSLIVSIDDQGLVSMKSQSTFKTTEIKFKLNEQFEETTADDRKTSTVVSLDNGKLVQKQKWDGKETTIEREMADGKLVAKCKMGDVVAVRTYVKE; this is translated from the exons ATGGTGGAGCAGTTCGTCGGGACGTGGAAGATGGTCTCCAGCGACAACTTTGACGAGTACATGAAGGCTCTGG GCGTGGGCTTCGCCACCCGTCAGGTGGGGAACCGGACCAAGCCCAGCCTCATCGTCAGCATCGACGACCAGGGGCTGGTTTCCATGAAGTCCCAGAGCACCTTCAAAACCACCGAGATCAAGTTCAAGCTGAACGAGCAGTTCGAGGAGACCACTGCGGACGACAGGAAGACCTCG ACCGTGGTATCCCTGGATAACGGGAAACTTGTGCAGAAACAGAAGTGGGACGGGAAGGAGACCACAATAGAGCGGGAGATGGCTGATGGGAAGTTAGTAGCG AAATGCAAGATGGGAGACGTGGTGGCCGTGAGGACGTACGTCAAGGAGTGA
- the mrpl53 gene encoding large ribosomal subunit protein mL53, whose product MAAAGASVVLKAVRRISVRFCPFESNVRATREFLVLVGSEKARSTNMNCEVTVEARHDRSPPLVQVTFADGENLVMKGANLSSQEMLSALKSRCTARDPQAKAGGRK is encoded by the exons ATGGCCGCCGCCGGGGCATCGGTCGTGTTGAAAGCTGTGAGGAGGATCTCCGTTCGCTTTTGCCCGTTCGAGTCCAACGTGAGGGCCACCAG ggaGTTCCTGGTCCTGGTCGGCTCTGAGAAGGCGAGATCCACTAACATGAACTGTGAGGTGACAGTCGAGGCAAGGCACGACCGGTCCCCGCCGCTGGTCCAGGTCACCTTCG CTGATGGAGAGAATCTGGTGATGAAGGGAGCAAATCTGAGCAGCCAGGAGATGCTATCGGCCCTGAAGAGCCGCTGCACGGCCAGAGACCCACAAGCCAAGGCTGGAGGCCGAAAGTAG